From Salvelinus namaycush isolate Seneca chromosome 2, SaNama_1.0, whole genome shotgun sequence, one genomic window encodes:
- the LOC120025736 gene encoding chymotrypsin-like elastase family member 2A, whose protein sequence is MTSIILVLALVASAYGCGTPAIKPDTTRVVNGVDARPNSWPWQISLQYERNGEYRHTCGGSLIATNWVMTAAHCIDLKLNYRVVVGKHNLAEAEPSAQAYFPAKKGIIVHKHYNPVLLSVGNDIAMIKLAEHVTLSDQVQLACVPAPGTILSNNYPCYITGWGRLTTGGPTPDTLQQALMPVVDHNTCTQSDWWGVSIRRSMVCAGGDGVVGGCNGDSGGPLNCKNSAGVWEVHGIASFVSGQGCNYIKKPTVFTRVSDYNEWIDETMMDN, encoded by the exons ATGACTTCTATCATTTTGGTCTTGGCCCTTGTTGCCAGCG CATATGGCTGTGGAACCCCAGCCATTAAGCCTGATACTACCCGCGTGGTCAATGGCGTGGATGCCCGCCCCAACAGCTGGCCTTGGCAG ATCTCTCTGCAGTATGAGAGGAATGGTGAATACAGACACACCTGTGGTGGATCCCTCATCGCTACCAACTGGGTTATGACTGCTGCCCACTGCATTGA TCTGAAGCTGAATTATCGTGTGGTTGTGGGCAAGCACAACCTGGCAGAGGCTGAGCCCAGTGCTCAGGCCTACTTCCCAGCTAAGAAAGGAATCATCGTGCACAAACACTATAACCCTGTCCTCCTGTCAGTAGG CAATGACATCGCCATGATCAAGCTGGCAGAGCATGTGACTCTGAGTGACCAGGTCCAGCTGGCTTGTGTCCCCGCCCCCGGAACCATCCTGTCCAATAATTACCCTTGCTACATCACCGGCTGGGGAAGACTCACCA CCGGAGGCCCCACCCCCGACACCCTCCAGCAGGCCCTGATGCCCGTGGTAGACCACAATACGTGTACCCAGAGCGACTGGTGGGGCGTGTCCATTCGCAGGTCCATGGTCTGCGCCGGAGGGGACGGAGTGGTAGGAGGCTGCAAc GGTGACTCTGGTGGCCCACTGAACTGTAAGAACTCTGCGGGAGTATGGGAGGTGCATGGCATCGCTAGCTTCGTCTCCGGCCAGGGCTGCAACTACATCAAGAAACCCACCGTCTTCACCCGTGTCTCCGACTACAATGAGTGGATTGATGAG ACCATGATGGACAACTAA